The Coleofasciculus chthonoplastes PCC 7420 DNA window GTCTAAATATTCCTGCATCTTTTTGCGTAAAGGTTCCATATTGTCACTCTTAGAACGCAATTCGATCACAAAATCCGGACACAGTGGTGGAAATGTTTCCTGTTGTTTTGGCGTCAAAGCCTCCCATCGTTCTTGACTCACCCACGATGCATCCGGAGAACGATCTGCACCATTAGGAAGCCGAAATGCTGTCGAAGAATCAAAAGCAACTCCCAAAC harbors:
- a CDS encoding Uma2 family endonuclease, which encodes LGVAFDSSTAFRLPNGADRSPDASWVSQERWEALTPKQQETFPPLCPDFVIELRSKSDNMEPLRKKMQEYLDNGLRLGWLIDAKNKRVEIYRPNREVEVLESPTSLSGEEVLPGFVLDLQVVLGG